A genomic segment from Brevundimonas mediterranea encodes:
- the gspK gene encoding type II secretion system minor pseudopilin GspK, with translation MRRLRGSREGMALLTVLLLVAVMAVVAVAILDDVRFSVRRTTNAETQAQAQWYAAGAESLARSQIADLVKIDPARTPLEPRWNGRVLEFPVEEGAIRAVVTDGQACFNLNSLVFGQNEDLFPRPEATTQFVALGAALGLSRARMAAAAAALTDWMDNDAEASPGGAEDARYAGLSTPYRTGGVILADVSEMRAVANMDDALYRRLRPYVCALPATTQTTLNINTLSPAEAPLLVMLTRGALGLQGARAAIAARPALGWSSVDAFWSQPALKGFTPDDETRGQVTLSTRYFDLRVDIDYGGAHAVRTALIHAAPDGGVRTVIRRWIPEE, from the coding sequence ATGAGACGGCTGCGGGGATCGCGCGAGGGCATGGCCCTGCTGACCGTGCTGCTGCTGGTGGCGGTGATGGCGGTCGTGGCGGTCGCCATTCTGGACGACGTGCGCTTCTCGGTGCGCCGCACCACCAACGCCGAGACCCAGGCTCAGGCCCAGTGGTACGCCGCCGGCGCCGAAAGCCTGGCGCGGAGCCAGATCGCCGACCTGGTCAAGATCGATCCCGCCCGCACCCCGCTGGAGCCGCGCTGGAACGGCCGGGTGCTGGAGTTTCCGGTGGAGGAGGGCGCGATCCGCGCCGTCGTCACGGACGGCCAGGCCTGTTTCAACCTGAACAGCCTTGTCTTCGGCCAGAACGAGGACCTGTTTCCCCGCCCCGAAGCCACGACCCAGTTCGTCGCCCTGGGCGCCGCCCTCGGCTTGTCGCGCGCCCGGATGGCCGCTGCGGCCGCCGCCCTGACCGACTGGATGGACAATGACGCCGAGGCTTCACCCGGCGGGGCCGAGGATGCCCGTTACGCCGGCCTGTCCACGCCGTATCGCACCGGCGGCGTCATCCTGGCGGACGTCAGCGAGATGCGGGCGGTCGCCAATATGGACGACGCCCTGTATCGGCGGCTGCGCCCCTATGTCTGCGCCCTGCCGGCGACCACCCAGACGACGCTGAACATCAACACCCTGAGCCCGGCCGAGGCGCCCCTTCTGGTCATGCTGACGCGCGGCGCCCTGGGGCTTCAGGGCGCGCGCGCCGCCATCGCCGCCCGCCCGGCGCTGGGCTGGTCCAGCGTCGACGCCTTCTGGAGCCAGCCGGCGCTCAAGGGCTTCACGCCCGATGATGAGACGCGCGGGCAAGTCACGCTGTCGACGCGCTATTTCGATCTTCGGGTCGATATCGACTATGGCGGCGCCCACGCCGTCCGCACCGCCCTGATTCACGCCGCGCCGGACGGCGGCGTGCGTACTGTCATTCGCCGCTGGATCCCTGAAGAATGA
- the gspJ gene encoding type II secretion system minor pseudopilin GspJ, whose protein sequence is MRAPRTKSREGRAGFTLVEVLVSLAIFALLAGAGALVLSQTIDAKFAIRAETDRIGDLQRTRALLKADLAQASPRRTRGPTGRPLPRALMGQETPGDPILVLVRNGWSNPDAAPRPSLQRVEYRVVEGRLERRVSPYLDGARAGPPQVLYRGVKDATVTFILNGSEAPAFISTSDRPLPDAVRIVMTLDGFGRLDQLFLVAAA, encoded by the coding sequence ATGAGGGCGCCGCGCACGAAGTCACGGGAGGGGCGGGCGGGGTTCACCCTGGTCGAGGTCCTGGTCTCGCTGGCCATCTTCGCCCTGTTGGCCGGGGCCGGCGCCCTGGTGCTGAGCCAGACCATCGACGCCAAATTCGCCATCCGCGCCGAGACCGACCGCATCGGCGATCTGCAACGGACGCGCGCCCTGCTGAAGGCCGATCTGGCCCAGGCGTCGCCGCGTCGCACGCGCGGCCCGACCGGCCGCCCCCTGCCGCGCGCCCTGATGGGTCAGGAGACGCCCGGCGATCCCATTCTGGTCCTGGTTCGCAACGGGTGGTCCAACCCGGACGCGGCGCCGCGCCCGTCGCTGCAAAGGGTCGAATACCGGGTGGTCGAGGGGCGGCTGGAGCGGCGCGTCTCTCCCTATCTGGACGGCGCCCGCGCGGGACCGCCCCAGGTTCTGTATCGCGGGGTCAAGGACGCGACCGTGACCTTCATCCTGAACGGATCCGAGGCGCCGGCCTTCATCTCGACCAGCGACCGGCCGCTGCCGGACGCGGTGCGGATCGTCATGACCCTGGACGGTTTCGGCCGCCTGGATCAACTGTTCCTGGTCGCCGCCGCATGA
- the gspI gene encoding type II secretion system minor pseudopilin GspI: MIDSVPAARGRPAGGRARYARAGFTLIEMLVALAVFALAAMALLNLSGESTRSAVRVEVRTLGGLVAENVAAEAMIAPSLPVGEVSGETQMAGRVWRWRRVVTGTEVAGMGRIDVRVFTDEGQVADRVLFRAAGA, encoded by the coding sequence ATGATTGATTCCGTTCCAGCAGCGCGTGGTCGTCCGGCCGGCGGCAGGGCTCGATACGCCCGCGCCGGGTTTACGCTGATCGAAATGCTGGTGGCCCTGGCGGTGTTCGCCCTGGCGGCCATGGCCCTGTTGAACCTGTCCGGCGAGAGCACCCGTTCCGCCGTGCGCGTCGAGGTGCGCACCCTGGGCGGTCTGGTGGCCGAGAATGTCGCGGCCGAGGCCATGATCGCGCCCAGCCTGCCGGTGGGCGAAGTCAGCGGCGAAACCCAGATGGCCGGCCGCGTCTGGCGCTGGCGTCGCGTCGTCACCGGGACCGAAGTCGCCGGCATGGGCCGGATTGACGTGCGGGTCTTCACCGACGAGGGCCAGGTGGCGGACCGCGTCCTGTTCAGGGCGGCCGGGGCATGA
- a CDS encoding GspH/FimT family pseudopilin, whose protein sequence is MTRTSATGRARLQRRRTGFTLVELMVTVAVIGLAAGAVALSLPDPRPAVGLEAEQFAARLSRAREEAILTNRPVAADADTAGYAFSSFDGAVWTPLNGVFIARTWGEGVAAPADPVRIVFDPTGVADPARVRLTRDNQSRTVTVDGAGEVSIHD, encoded by the coding sequence ATGACGCGGACCTCGGCAACTGGCAGGGCTAGGCTTCAGCGTCGCCGTACTGGATTCACCCTGGTCGAGCTGATGGTCACGGTGGCCGTCATCGGATTGGCGGCCGGGGCGGTCGCCCTGTCCTTGCCCGATCCCCGCCCGGCCGTGGGTCTGGAGGCGGAGCAGTTCGCCGCCCGGCTGTCGCGCGCCCGCGAGGAGGCGATCCTGACCAATCGGCCGGTGGCGGCGGATGCGGACACCGCCGGCTACGCCTTTTCCAGTTTCGACGGCGCCGTCTGGACGCCGCTGAACGGCGTCTTCATCGCCCGCACCTGGGGCGAGGGCGTCGCGGCGCCGGCGGACCCTGTGCGCATCGTCTTCGATCCCACCGGCGTGGCCGACCCCGCCCGGGTCCGCCTGACCCGCGACAACCAGTCCCGCACCGTCACGGTCGACGGCGCGGGCGAGGTGTCGATCCATGATTGA
- the gspG gene encoding type II secretion system major pseudopilin GspG has protein sequence MTSENQNKRKKRQGFTLVELMVVIVIIGLLATVVALNVLPSQDRAMVGKAKADISVLEQAIETYRLDNLNFPTDQQGLEALVSAPAGLAQPERYRQGGYVRRLPEDPWGNPYRYRRQSAHGQQFDVFSLGADGKEGGEGNDADLGNWQG, from the coding sequence ATGACGTCAGAAAATCAGAACAAGCGTAAGAAGCGTCAGGGTTTCACCCTGGTCGAACTGATGGTGGTCATCGTCATCATCGGCCTGCTGGCGACCGTGGTGGCGCTGAATGTCCTGCCCAGCCAGGACCGGGCCATGGTCGGCAAGGCCAAGGCGGACATCTCGGTTCTGGAGCAGGCGATCGAGACCTATCGCCTGGACAATCTGAACTTCCCCACCGACCAGCAGGGGCTCGAGGCCCTGGTGTCCGCGCCGGCCGGCCTGGCCCAGCCGGAACGCTATCGCCAGGGCGGCTATGTGCGTCGCCTGCCCGAAGATCCGTGGGGCAACCCCTACCGCTATCGTCGCCAGAGCGCGCACGGCCAGCAGTTCGACGTCTTCTCCCTGGGGGCGGACGGCAAGGAAGGGGGCGAGGGCAATGACGCGGACCTCGGCAACTGGCAGGGCTAG
- the gspF gene encoding type II secretion system inner membrane protein GspF: MAAFDYVAVDAAGRTVSGAVTASDEAAARGWLTKRRLMPLELTPARIAPRAERTGGAGRGDRLNAKTLALTTRQLATLISVSPIEEALRTLALQADRPVVRRVLEGVHAGVMEGRRLSDAMALQGQAFPPLYRAMVSAGEQSGALQPILERLADGLERDQQVRGKVITAVVYPSVLAVVALGVIAILMTFVVPKVVDQFESMNQTLPLLTRLVIGVSDLMRNWGWLFLLLLAGLIVAGVVARRRPEIRLRIDQAMLKLPVLGRLTRDLHGARMARTLSTMIAAGLPVLEGLTITARTVSNMALRQATESMGEAVREGGGLSAAMRRADVFPPLLVYMTASGESSGRLEPMLERAADYLEREFATFTAVMLSLLEPAIIVVMGGVVAMIVLSILLPILQINTLAMG, from the coding sequence ATGGCGGCCTTCGACTATGTGGCCGTCGATGCGGCGGGGCGGACGGTGTCCGGCGCAGTCACCGCTTCGGACGAGGCGGCGGCGCGCGGCTGGCTGACCAAGCGCCGGCTGATGCCGCTGGAGCTGACGCCGGCCCGGATCGCGCCGCGTGCCGAGCGGACGGGCGGCGCCGGCCGGGGCGACCGCCTGAACGCCAAGACCCTGGCCCTGACGACGCGCCAGCTGGCGACGCTGATTTCGGTCTCGCCGATCGAAGAGGCCCTGCGCACCCTGGCGCTTCAGGCCGATCGGCCGGTGGTGCGGCGGGTGCTGGAAGGCGTGCATGCAGGGGTCATGGAGGGGCGTCGCCTGTCCGACGCCATGGCCTTGCAGGGCCAGGCCTTTCCGCCCCTGTACCGGGCCATGGTCTCGGCCGGGGAACAGTCGGGCGCGCTTCAGCCGATCCTGGAACGTCTGGCCGACGGGCTGGAGCGGGACCAGCAGGTGCGCGGCAAGGTGATCACCGCCGTGGTCTATCCCAGCGTCCTGGCCGTGGTCGCTCTGGGCGTGATCGCCATTCTGATGACCTTCGTCGTGCCCAAGGTGGTCGATCAGTTCGAGAGCATGAACCAGACCCTGCCGCTGTTGACGCGACTGGTGATCGGGGTGTCGGACCTGATGCGGAACTGGGGCTGGCTGTTCCTGCTGCTGCTGGCCGGGCTGATCGTCGCGGGCGTGGTCGCGCGACGCCGACCCGAAATCCGCCTGCGGATCGACCAGGCGATGCTGAAACTGCCGGTCCTCGGCCGTCTGACGCGGGACCTGCATGGGGCCAGGATGGCGCGCACCCTGTCGACCATGATCGCCGCGGGCCTGCCGGTGCTGGAGGGCCTGACCATCACCGCCCGCACCGTGTCCAACATGGCCCTGCGTCAGGCGACTGAATCCATGGGCGAGGCGGTGCGCGAGGGCGGGGGCCTGTCGGCGGCCATGCGCCGCGCCGACGTCTTCCCCCCGCTGCTGGTCTATATGACCGCCTCGGGCGAGAGCAGCGGACGGCTGGAGCCGATGCTGGAACGCGCCGCCGACTATCTGGAACGCGAGTTCGCGACCTTCACCGCCGTGATGCTGAGCCTGCTGGAGCCGGCCATCATCGTGGTCATGGGCGGGGTGGTCGCGATGATCGTCCTGTCGATCCTGCTGCCCATACTTCAGATCAACACCCTGGCGATGGGGTGA
- the gspE gene encoding type II secretion system ATPase GspE yields the protein MITLVSPSLPYGFAKRHGVLLLDAGEVARVGLREGADPKALIEARRVLGRPLAVEALSQAAFDRQLSEVYAGDHLAATDGDDLDMPAGLDSLIDDIPAAADLLDTADDAPVIRLINGIIAEAVRTGASDIHLETYENALLVRMRIDGVLREALSLNPRIAPLLVSRIKVMARLDIAEKRVPQDGRIPLALGGKTLDVRVSTLPSRGGERVVMRILDKDQAGLTLDRLGMAPDALAAFRAALAEPNGIILVTGPTGSGKTTSLYAGLALLNDQTRNILTVEDPVEYAIDGVGQTQVNTKVGMTFAAGLRAILRQDPDVVMVGEIRDVETAGVAVQAALTGHLVLSTVHTNDAAGAVTRLRDMGVEPFLLASTLRLIVAQRLVRRLCDHCRTPEIADKKTAKLVGAKAGVQVWRPHGCAHCGNTGYVGRVGLYEVLKIDDRVRRLIAAEADEDAVIAAAFAGGGTLTERARALVLDGVTSVEEAVRVARQETATDPAEAA from the coding sequence ATGATCACCCTGGTCAGCCCCAGCCTGCCCTATGGATTCGCCAAACGACACGGCGTCCTGCTGCTGGACGCCGGCGAGGTGGCGCGGGTGGGTCTGCGCGAGGGGGCGGATCCCAAGGCCCTGATCGAGGCGCGGCGCGTCCTGGGGCGCCCCCTCGCGGTCGAAGCCCTGAGCCAGGCGGCCTTCGACCGCCAACTGTCCGAGGTCTATGCCGGCGACCATCTGGCGGCGACCGACGGCGACGATCTGGACATGCCGGCCGGGCTGGACAGTCTGATCGACGACATCCCCGCGGCGGCCGATCTGCTGGACACGGCCGACGACGCGCCGGTGATCCGGCTGATCAACGGGATCATCGCCGAGGCGGTGCGGACCGGCGCCTCTGACATCCACCTTGAGACCTATGAGAACGCGCTGCTGGTGCGGATGCGGATCGACGGGGTGCTGCGCGAGGCCCTGAGCCTGAACCCGCGCATCGCCCCGCTGCTGGTGTCGCGCATCAAGGTCATGGCGCGGCTCGACATCGCCGAGAAGCGCGTGCCGCAGGACGGGCGCATCCCCCTGGCCCTGGGCGGCAAGACGCTGGACGTGCGGGTCTCGACCCTGCCGTCGCGCGGCGGCGAGCGGGTGGTGATGCGGATTCTGGACAAGGATCAGGCGGGCCTGACCCTGGACCGTCTGGGCATGGCGCCCGACGCCCTGGCCGCCTTCCGCGCCGCCCTGGCCGAGCCGAACGGCATCATCCTGGTCACCGGGCCGACCGGCTCGGGAAAGACCACCAGCCTGTACGCCGGCCTGGCCCTGCTGAACGACCAGACGCGCAACATCCTGACGGTCGAGGATCCGGTCGAATACGCCATCGACGGCGTCGGCCAGACCCAGGTCAACACCAAGGTCGGCATGACCTTCGCGGCGGGCCTGCGCGCCATCCTGCGCCAGGACCCGGACGTGGTCATGGTGGGCGAGATCCGCGACGTGGAGACGGCGGGGGTTGCGGTTCAGGCCGCCCTGACCGGCCACCTGGTCCTGTCCACCGTCCACACCAACGACGCGGCGGGGGCGGTGACGCGGCTGCGCGACATGGGGGTGGAGCCCTTCCTGCTGGCCTCGACTCTGCGGCTGATCGTGGCCCAGCGGCTGGTGCGGCGGCTGTGCGACCACTGCCGCACGCCCGAGATCGCCGACAAAAAGACGGCGAAACTGGTCGGCGCCAAGGCCGGGGTGCAGGTCTGGCGTCCGCACGGCTGCGCCCACTGCGGCAATACCGGCTACGTCGGCCGGGTCGGCCTGTACGAGGTGCTGAAGATCGACGATCGCGTGCGCCGGCTGATTGCAGCCGAGGCGGATGAGGACGCCGTGATCGCCGCCGCCTTCGCCGGGGGCGGAACCCTGACGGAACGCGCCCGCGCCCTGGTGCTGGACGGCGTGACCTCGGTCGAGGAGGCGGTCCGCGTCGCCCGCCAGGAGACGGCGACCGATCCGGCGGAGGCGGCCTGA
- the gspD gene encoding type II secretion system secretin GspD, producing the protein MTASLRNRLKRSGVGALAAVLALQAPLAAAPVMAQEARQTLNVQGADIRAFIQDVARTTGRTFIVDPAVTGTVTVTSDRPLGRAQMFEVFLSTLRANGLVVTPTQSGAYRISPAQGAAQGPSTVGAERFSTEVFQLRNIDAASAAETIRPLVGAQGQVLANPGANSVVVADFADNLARIRSLIGRIDVDRSSYEVVALENASAREIAGVLQQVMAAPSGGGQGMVTVTAVESSNSIVLRGDGQALARVRGLIHDLDGRSRASQDVNVVFLEHANAEQLLPVLQQVVGQPVTASTGASQGLRTAPTGSTNGASSGLSRAASSLGGADADRGAIGSSTVTATGQRATIARFPGANALVIAGPADMQRTLADVIRRLDVRRQQVLIEAIVVELSDNAVRELGVQWLYGGENGVGLTNYTANATPLVNMAGGAYAGQLDKDDPLREQLQTLALNSLVGANGFIGGAGVEVGDGLFGFIINAAKTDKGSNLLQTPSIMTLDNEEATFLVGQEVPITTGQTLLDGNSNPFTTTDRKDIGVRLTVKPQINAGGSITLTLRQEVSAINGGLTRGATDLVLDKRELQTTLVVDDGDIAVAGGLLDQNDIISTDKIPGLGDLPGVGALFRSNSRQRGRTNLMVFLRPTIVRTREEAQGLAADRWGYMRDQQQAVQPDREPSLDALVRDYMRTQAPAAPATGQPMVIAPTGVTAPVAPVEVAPLPPTGN; encoded by the coding sequence ATGACCGCCTCTCTGCGCAATCGCCTGAAGCGTTCCGGCGTCGGCGCCCTCGCCGCCGTCCTGGCCCTGCAGGCCCCCCTGGCCGCCGCGCCCGTCATGGCCCAGGAGGCGCGCCAGACCCTGAACGTCCAGGGCGCCGACATCCGCGCCTTCATTCAGGACGTGGCCCGCACCACCGGCCGCACCTTCATCGTCGATCCGGCCGTGACTGGGACGGTGACGGTGACCAGCGATCGGCCGCTGGGCCGCGCCCAGATGTTCGAGGTCTTCCTGTCCACCTTGCGGGCCAACGGCCTGGTGGTCACCCCGACCCAGTCGGGCGCCTATCGGATCAGCCCGGCCCAGGGCGCGGCCCAGGGGCCCTCCACCGTCGGGGCCGAGCGGTTCTCGACCGAGGTGTTCCAACTGCGCAACATCGACGCAGCCTCGGCCGCCGAGACGATCCGGCCGCTGGTCGGGGCCCAGGGCCAGGTCCTGGCCAATCCCGGCGCCAACAGCGTGGTTGTCGCCGATTTCGCCGACAATCTGGCCCGTATCCGCTCCCTGATCGGCCGGATCGACGTGGACCGGTCCAGCTATGAGGTGGTGGCGCTGGAAAACGCCTCGGCGCGCGAGATCGCCGGGGTGTTGCAGCAGGTGATGGCGGCGCCGAGCGGCGGCGGGCAGGGGATGGTCACCGTCACGGCGGTGGAAAGCTCGAACTCCATCGTCCTGCGCGGCGACGGCCAGGCCCTGGCCCGCGTGCGCGGCCTGATCCATGACCTGGACGGCCGTTCGCGCGCCAGCCAGGACGTGAACGTCGTCTTCCTGGAACACGCCAACGCCGAGCAGCTTCTGCCGGTGCTGCAGCAGGTGGTGGGCCAGCCGGTCACGGCCTCGACGGGCGCGAGCCAGGGCTTGCGCACCGCCCCGACCGGATCGACGAACGGCGCGTCGAGCGGCCTGTCGCGCGCCGCCTCCAGCCTGGGCGGAGCGGACGCGGACCGCGGCGCCATCGGCTCGTCCACCGTCACCGCCACCGGCCAGCGCGCCACCATCGCCCGCTTCCCTGGCGCCAACGCCCTGGTCATCGCCGGGCCGGCCGACATGCAGCGGACCCTGGCCGACGTCATCCGGCGGCTGGACGTGCGCCGCCAGCAGGTGCTGATCGAGGCCATCGTGGTCGAACTGAGCGACAACGCGGTGCGCGAGCTGGGCGTCCAGTGGCTGTACGGCGGCGAGAACGGCGTCGGTCTGACCAACTACACCGCCAACGCCACCCCGCTGGTGAACATGGCCGGCGGCGCCTATGCCGGGCAGCTGGACAAGGACGATCCGCTGCGGGAACAGCTACAGACCCTGGCCCTGAACAGTCTGGTGGGCGCCAACGGCTTTATCGGCGGCGCCGGGGTCGAGGTCGGCGACGGCCTGTTCGGCTTCATCATCAATGCGGCCAAGACCGACAAGGGCTCCAACCTGCTCCAGACCCCGTCGATCATGACGCTGGACAACGAAGAGGCCACCTTCCTGGTCGGACAGGAGGTGCCGATCACGACCGGCCAGACCCTGCTGGACGGCAATTCCAACCCCTTCACCACGACCGACCGCAAGGACATCGGCGTTCGGCTGACGGTCAAGCCGCAGATCAACGCCGGCGGCTCCATCACCCTGACGCTGCGCCAGGAGGTGTCGGCGATCAACGGCGGGCTGACCCGTGGCGCGACAGACCTGGTGCTGGACAAGCGCGAGCTGCAGACGACCCTGGTGGTCGATGACGGCGACATCGCGGTCGCCGGCGGCCTGCTGGACCAGAACGACATCATCTCGACCGACAAGATCCCCGGCCTGGGCGACCTGCCGGGCGTCGGCGCCCTGTTCCGGTCGAACAGCCGTCAGCGCGGGCGGACCAATCTGATGGTCTTCCTGCGTCCCACCATCGTCCGCACCCGCGAGGAGGCTCAAGGGCTGGCCGCCGATCGCTGGGGCTATATGCGCGACCAGCAGCAGGCGGTGCAGCCGGATCGCGAGCCCAGCCTGGACGCCCTGGTGCGGGACTATATGCGGACCCAGGCGCCGGCCGCCCCGGCGACGGGCCAGCCGATGGTGATCGCCCCGACTGGCGTGACCGCCCCCGTCGCCCCGGTCGAGGTCGCGCCCCTGCCGCCGACCGGAAACTGA
- a CDS encoding type II secretion system protein N — protein sequence MRRLPLRRIVEVVLILLLLVQTGRLVWLFAGPQPKLEPAGATAPAGPVDMSILSRFDAFFRTGGQGALAGASGADASQMRLFGVRAGGVGGGSAIIGLADGRQLSVGVGEEVEPGLVLQSVGSDFVTLARGQSLSRLEFADTPAGAAAPPPPPSTPQVVAPPTAAPASSQGVVVDPQRLMAQAALRPRIQGLGVNGFTVSSAGNASELRSAGLQSGDVILSVNGVALNSPQAIGALRGQLASAPSADIQYERAGETRTTTIRTRP from the coding sequence ATGCGTCGTCTGCCGCTGCGTCGCATCGTCGAGGTCGTGCTGATCCTGCTGCTGCTGGTTCAGACGGGGCGGCTTGTCTGGCTGTTCGCAGGGCCTCAGCCGAAGCTCGAACCGGCCGGTGCCACGGCCCCGGCGGGGCCGGTGGACATGAGTATTCTGTCGCGTTTCGACGCCTTCTTCCGCACAGGCGGGCAGGGCGCCCTGGCCGGCGCCTCGGGCGCGGACGCCAGCCAGATGCGGCTGTTCGGCGTGCGCGCGGGCGGCGTCGGCGGCGGATCGGCCATCATCGGTCTTGCGGACGGACGCCAACTGTCCGTCGGCGTCGGCGAGGAGGTCGAGCCCGGCCTGGTCTTGCAGTCTGTCGGGTCGGATTTCGTCACCCTGGCGCGCGGCCAGTCCCTGAGCCGTCTGGAGTTCGCCGACACGCCCGCCGGGGCCGCTGCGCCGCCCCCGCCGCCGTCGACACCCCAGGTCGTGGCCCCGCCGACCGCCGCGCCCGCCTCGTCTCAGGGCGTGGTCGTCGATCCCCAAAGGCTGATGGCCCAGGCCGCGCTGCGGCCCCGGATCCAGGGTCTGGGCGTCAACGGCTTCACCGTCTCGTCGGCCGGCAATGCGTCCGAGCTGCGCAGCGCCGGGCTTCAGTCGGGCGACGTCATCCTGTCCGTCAATGGCGTGGCGCTGAACAGCCCTCAGGCCATCGGCGCCCTGCGTGGCCAGCTGGCCAGCGCCCCGTCCGCCGACATCCAATATGAGCGCGCGGGCGAGACGCGCACCACCACCATAAGGACGCGTCCATGA